One Manihot esculenta cultivar AM560-2 chromosome 18, M.esculenta_v8, whole genome shotgun sequence genomic window carries:
- the LOC110606862 gene encoding subtilisin-like protease SBT3 — MGEKMKMLPLFLFFLACPCFFDARSAISALEDRATYIVHMDKSLMPKTFNNHQDWYSSICNSLKSTYNNLSSSHNDHSLPSSFVYSYDNAAHGFTAVLSSSQLQTLRNSPGFVSAYKDKTATVDTTHTYKFLSLNPSTGLWPASNFGEDVIIGVIDSGVWPESKSFRDDGMTAVPSRWKGICEEGEEFNSSMCNSKLIGARYFNKGVIAAHPGTKIFMNSPRDIFGHGTHTSSTAAGNYVEDATYFGYATGTARGMAPRARVAMYKVLWEEGRYASDVLAGMDQAIADGVDVISISMGFDGVPLYEDPIAIASFAAMENGVVVSSSAGNEGPDLGTLHNGIPWLLTVAAGTIDRSFAGTLSLGNGQTIIGWTLFPANALVDNLPLIHNKTFSACNSTKLLSQAQFGIILCDDIGEVFNQMNAIAASPNVAAAIFISNDPSLLELGGSYSPSVVISPSEASAVIEYATTYEKPSASMKFQQTITGTKPAPAAAIYTSRGPSPSYPSILKPDIMAPGSQVLASWIPNGQSAQIGLNIYLSSDFDMISGTSMACPHASGVAALLKGAHPEWSPAAIRSAMMTTANPLDNTQNPIIDNGAEKFAHASPLAMGAGQIDPNRALDPGLIYDATPQDYVNLLCSMNYTKNQILAITRSKRYHCSNPSSDLNYPSFIALYDNKTTSVMVQKFKRTVTNVGEDAATYKAKVTAPKGSIVTVSPTTLVFGKKYDKQSYCITIKYSGDKKMSVQFGSLVWIEENGVHTVRSPIAVSPLVIAGGVVANAV; from the coding sequence ATGGGGGAAAAAATGAAGATGCTTccccttttccttttctttcttgcCTGCCCTTGTTTCTTCGATGCTCGTTCTGCAATCTCTGCTTTAGAAGACAGGGCCACGTACATCGTCCATATGGACAAATCTCTGATGCCCAAAACCTTCAATAACCATCAAGACTGGTACTCATCAATATGCAATTCCCTCAAATCTACCTATAACAATCTCTCGTCGTCACACAATGACCATAGTCTCCCATCATCATTTGTCTACTCTTACGATAACGCTGCTCATGGTTTTACTGCTGTTTTATCTTCTTCTCAACTTCAAACTCTAAGAAATTCCCCAGGTTTCGTTTCTGCTTACAAAGACAAGACGGCCACAGTGGACACCACTCACACTTACAAATTTCTTTCCCTCAATCCATCCACCGGCCTATGGCCTGCTTCCAATTTCGGTGAAGATGTTATCATTGGAGTCATCGACAGTGGTGTGTGGCCAGAGAGCAAGAGCTTTAGAGATGATGGTATGACTGCAGTACCTTCCAGATGGAAGGGAATTTgtgaagaaggagaagagttCAATTCCTCCATGTGCAACTCAAAGCTCATTGGAGCTAGATATTTCAACAAAGGAGTTATAGCTGCCCATCCTGGGACTAAAATTTTCATGAACTCTCCAAGGGACATTTTTGGACATGGGACCCACACTTCCTCCACAGCTGCAGGGAACTATGTTGAAGATGCAACATATTTTGGCTATGCTACTGGTACAGCAAGGGGTATGGCACCACGAGCTAGAGTGGCTATGTACAAGGTACTCTGGGAAGAGGGTCGCTATGCCTCTGATGTTCTTGCTGGTATGGACCAAGCTATTGCTGATGGTGTTGATGTGATTTCTATCTCCATGGGCTTCGATGGAGTGCCACTGTACGAGGACCCCATTGCCATAGCCTCATTTGCAGCAATGGAAAACGGAGTGGTGGTCTCATCTTCAGCAGGAAATGAAGGGCCAGATCTTGGGACCTTGCATAATGGGATTCCATGGCTCTTGACTGTTGCAGCTGGTACCATTGATCGCTCATTTGCTGGGACTTTAAGTCTAGGCAATGGCCAAACCATTATTGGATGGACTTTGTTCCCAGCTAATGCATTGGTTGATAATCTGCCGTTGATTCACAACAAGACCTTTTCAGCGTGCAACTCCACTAAGCTGTTATCTCAAGCTCAGTTTGGCATCATCTTATGTGACGATATTGGGGAAGTTTTTAATCAAATGAATGCTATTGCAGCCTCTCCAAATGTGGCTGCTGCTATTTTCATTTCAAATGATCCATCTTTGTTAGAATTAGGCGGCAGTTATAGTCCTTCCGTTGTGATTAGCCCCAGTGAAGCATCGGCCGTCATTGAATATGCCACAACTTATGAGAAGCCTTCCGCTAGCATGAAGTTCCAGCAAACCATTACAGGCACAAAACCGGCGCCAGCTGCAGCTATATACACTTCAAGAGGTCCCTCGCCGAGCTATCCTTCCATTTTGAAACCGGATATAATGGCCCCTGGTTCTCAAGTTTTGGCCTCTTGGATTCCAAATGGACAGTCAGCTCAAATTGGATTGAACATATACTTGTCTAGTGATTTCGATATGATCTCTGGCACATCGATGGCTTGTCCTCATGCTTCTGGTGTGGCTGCCCTCTTAAAAGGTGCCCACCCTGAATGGAGTCCTGCAGCTATTCGGTCTGCCATGATGACCACTGCAAACCCATTAGACAACACTCAAAATCCAATCATAGACAATGGTGCTGAAAAGTTTGCACATGCATCTCCATTAGCCATGGGAGCTGGCCAAATTGATCCTAATCGAGCACTGGACCCAGGTCTGATTTATGACGCCACCCCACAAGACTACGTAAATCTCCTATGCTCCATGAATTAcacaaaaaatcaaattttggcGATTACAAGATCAAAGCGTTACCATTGTTCAAACCCATCTTCTGATCTCAACTACCCATCTTTTATCGCTTTGTACGATAACAAAACAACATCAGTGATGGTCCAGAAGTTCAAGAGGACAGTAACAAATGTGGGAGAAGATGCTGCTACTTATAAAGCTAAGGTTACTGCACCAAAGGGATCAATAGTTACCGTCTCACCGACAACTCTGGTGTTTGGGAAAAAATATGACAAGCAAAGCTATTGTATTACCATAAAGTACAGCGGGGACAAGAAAATGAGTGTCCAATTTGGTTCCCTCGTTTGGATAGAAGAGAATGGAGTTCACACAGTTAGGAGCCCTATCGCAGTTTCCCCACTGGTAATTGCTGGAGGAGTTGTGGCCAATGCCGTTTGA